A stretch of DNA from Verrucomicrobiia bacterium:
CCCACATCCAGACTCATGCCTCCGCCGGCCACCCTCCAGGTTTCCTGCGTCCAGCTCCACTGGGCCCGCTCCCTCGATCACAATCTCGACCGCACCCTCCACCATATCCGCGCCGCCGCCGCCGAGGGCAGCCGCGTTGTCCTCCTCCCCGAGGCCAACCTTACCGGATACTACTTCCCCGAGGTCATCCGCCTCTCCCCGGACGCCATCCAACGCTCTCTCGACCGAACCCGCGAAGCCGCGGCCGAAGCCGGCCTATGGGTGATTGCCGGCACCCTCCAACCCTCGCGGGACCGGCTTCTCAACCTCGCCCACGTCATCTCGCCCAAGGGAGAAATCGTCCACCAATACGCCAAGGTTCACATGGCCGGCCGTGACGAACAGCGCTACTGCCGCGGCGGCGACAAGCTGTCCCTCTTCGAGATCGACGGCATCCCCTGCACCCTGGTGATCTGCCGCGATGGCCGGCACCCCGAACTGTACCGCCTCCCGGCCATGCTCGGCGCCAGGATCCTCTTCCATCCCTCCTGCAGTTCCGACGAGGTCGAAGCCGTGATCTGGAAACGGACCTCCGGACGCGCCCAGCAACCGGTCGGACCCAATTCCCGCATCTTCCACTGCGTCGCCAACACCGTGGGCCAGTCGCCCGACGGCCTCCAAACCTCCAGCGGCCAGTCCTTCATCCGCGAACCCAACGGCATGCCCCTCGCCGAAGCCGGCTGGTACCAGGAGGAACGCATCACCGCGGTCCTCGACCTCGCCCGCGCCGACCGATCCTACGCCCTCGACAGCCTCAACGCCCCGCCGTTCCTCCGTCCCCACTGGGAACGCCTGCTCGAAGCCGTTCGCGAACGCGCCAACCTCACCCCGGAATAGAAACGCATCCGGGATCGGCAAGCCCTTTCCCGAAACGCCCGTTCCCGGCTTCCACCGCTCCCCTCACCCACGCTGTTCAAGGGGCACGTACTCCTGAAGCGTCGCCCCGATGTACACCTGGCGCGGCCGGTAGATCCGCGACTTGGGATCATCGAGGATCTCCTTGAAGTTGGCGATCCAGCCGGGCATCCGCCCGATGGCGAAGATCACCGTGAACATCTCCGTGGGGATGCCCAACGCACGCATGATGATGCCGCTGTAGAAATCCACATTCGGATAGAGCCTCCGCTCCACAAAATACGAATCGCTCAGCGCCGCCTCCTCGAGCCTCTTGGCAATATCCAGAAGGGGATCGGAAATCTTCAGGGTCGCCAGCACACGGTCGCACGCCTCCTTGATGATCTTCGCCCGCGGATCGTAGTTCCGGTACACCCGGTGCCCGAAACCCATCAGGCGCTTGCCGCTGCTCTTGTCCTTGGCCTCCTCGATGAACCGGCGCCCGTCGTCGCCCCCCTGCCGGATCTGCTCCAGCATCTCGATGACCATCTGGTTCGCCCCCCCGTGCAGCGGCCCCCAGAGTGCACACACCCCCGCCGCCGCGCTCGCGAACAGGTTCGCCTCGCTCGAGGCCACCATCCGCACCGTCGCCGTCGAGCAGTTCTGCTCGTGGTCCGCATGCAGCAGGAAGATCAGGTCCAGCGCCCGCACCATCTCCGGCTTCAACTCGTACTCCCGGTACGGCTGGGAGAACATCATGTGCAGGAAGTTGGCCGTGTACTTGTACGCCGGATTCGGATAGATGATCGGCATCCCCCGCGATTTCCGGTGCGAAAAGGCCGCAATCGTCCGCACCTGCGAAATCAACCGCGCCGCATGCACCTCGAACCGTTCCCGGTTCACCCGGCCCATCAACCCCGGATAGTAGCAACTGCTGGCGTTGATCATCGCCGACAGAATCGCCATCGGGTGCGCCTGCGCCGGGAACCCCTCGAAGTGATGCTTCATGTCCTCGTGCAGGACCGCCTCCTCGGTCAGCAAATCCGAGAACCGCCGGATCTCGTCCCGCTTGGGCAGATGCCCGTAGATCAGGAGAAATGCCGTCTCGACGAACGACGAATGCTCCGCCAACGCCTCGATCGGAATGCCCCGGTATCGCAGAATCCCCTTCTCCCCGTCGATGAACGTCACCGCGCTCCGGCACGAACCCGTGTTCCCATACCCGTCGTCCAGCGTGATGTAACCGGTCTCCTTCCGCAGCGACGCGATATCGATGGCCCGCTCGTCCTCCGAGCCCCGGACCGTCGGGAGTTCGTACGTCCGGCCTTCGAGTTCAATTCGAGCAAGCGTGTTCATCCTGGGTTCCAGCTTCCGCGCAGCATGCTAACCGGCACGGAAACACGCCCGCCAGCCGGTTCTCGCGCGAAACGAAAATCTCTTCCCCAACCCGCCCCCTCAACGCCCCAGTTGCCGCGCCGCCGCCGCCCTGAGTCGCCCATCCTCCGACCCCGCCAGACCCGCCATCCCTTCCCACGACGGACGCCGGAACGCCGCGCCCAGCCAGACCGCCTCCAACGCCGCCCGCGGATCCCGGTGCCCCCGCCGCCATGACTCCGCCGCCGACAGCACCTCGTCCGCGTTCCGGTGCCGCAACACCACCCGCGCCTGCTCCTGTTCCCATCCGTTCGCCGACAACGTCCGCTCCAGCAGCTCCACCGTGCTCAACCGGCCCAGATCCACCTCCCGCGTTGCCCGACGCGATCCCGTCGCCGCCACCCGCCAGATCCGCCCATGTTCCTTGTCCCGGCGCGGATCCCGGAAATCCACCTCGCCGTGCTGGATGATCGGATTGCTCCAGTCCGCGATGTACAGCGCCCCGTCCGGTCCCATCCGCACGTCGATCGGCCGGAAGCTCACGTCCGTCGTCCGCAGCAGATCCGGCATCTCCACCGTCCGGAACGTCGATCCCACCTCCTGCAACCCGAACCGCACAATCCGGTGCGCCCGGAAATCGCACGTCACCAGCTGCCCCTGCCATTCCGCCGGAAACATCGGGCTCTGCAACACCTCCAACCCGCAGAACTTCGGGTAGGTCCCCGGACTGATGCTCTCCGCCTCCCGGCGCATGTTCGCATACGTGAAATAGGTCGCCCCTTCCATCGCCTGGTACACCCCCTTGAACCCCGCCCCGTCCGTGAAGAAGTGATTCCCGTACCGATCCCAGTGGTGCCCCCACGGATTGCACGCACCCCTCGTGAACACATCAAGCTGCCACGTCTCCGGATGGAACCGCCAGATCCCC
This window harbors:
- a CDS encoding carbon-nitrogen hydrolase family protein, which codes for MPPPATLQVSCVQLHWARSLDHNLDRTLHHIRAAAAEGSRVVLLPEANLTGYYFPEVIRLSPDAIQRSLDRTREAAAEAGLWVIAGTLQPSRDRLLNLAHVISPKGEIVHQYAKVHMAGRDEQRYCRGGDKLSLFEIDGIPCTLVICRDGRHPELYRLPAMLGARILFHPSCSSDEVEAVIWKRTSGRAQQPVGPNSRIFHCVANTVGQSPDGLQTSSGQSFIREPNGMPLAEAGWYQEERITAVLDLARADRSYALDSLNAPPFLRPHWERLLEAVRERANLTPE
- a CDS encoding citrate synthase codes for the protein MNTLARIELEGRTYELPTVRGSEDERAIDIASLRKETGYITLDDGYGNTGSCRSAVTFIDGEKGILRYRGIPIEALAEHSSFVETAFLLIYGHLPKRDEIRRFSDLLTEEAVLHEDMKHHFEGFPAQAHPMAILSAMINASSCYYPGLMGRVNRERFEVHAARLISQVRTIAAFSHRKSRGMPIIYPNPAYKYTANFLHMMFSQPYREYELKPEMVRALDLIFLLHADHEQNCSTATVRMVASSEANLFASAAAGVCALWGPLHGGANQMVIEMLEQIRQGGDDGRRFIEEAKDKSSGKRLMGFGHRVYRNYDPRAKIIKEACDRVLATLKISDPLLDIAKRLEEAALSDSYFVERRLYPNVDFYSGIIMRALGIPTEMFTVIFAIGRMPGWIANFKEILDDPKSRIYRPRQVYIGATLQEYVPLEQRG